The genome window GTCCAGCCAACTACATCCAACGCACTCGCCTACAGCACTTGAACGAGCCGTCAATTTGAAGTGCCTCCTCAATCACGCTCCACTGAGGATACAACCCACTCAGACTGCACTGAGACGCCATAAACGCCTCAAGAGCTATTGGATGTGATGCTCTTTATCGGTTTTAGCTCCGCTTTTAATACCAAAATCTGCTCCTGGAGCGAGGACTTGATTTTCGGTGTAGGTGATGGTCCCGGGTTAAAAGGACATCTTGTCATTCATGTTGCATCACTACAACTAATACACAAAAAAGTATGCCATTTGTTGTTGCCTTTATTGATGATAAAAGGTGCAGCAGACATCGCTCACAACAGTACAAATACCTGTAAAGTGCTTTTTGCGGGTTCATATGAATGCTGACACCACACAAGGACGGTTCAAACTTTGATGTTTGAACATTAAGATACCACAAAACACTTAAAAattgaacacatttgaaaaaaaaaaattttttttaacaaccaaAGCCCTGCACTGTTCATTCTCTTTGCTCTGCTTAGAGTGACAACAATGCTTCTCTACTCTATGCTATCAATATTTACAGCTACACAAACTTTTTGGTTTGGAACTGCTCTCGTATAAAAATCCTGAATGATATTCTGGTGGTGCTGCAGTCACAAAACTAACACCCACTGCAGTCCCTCGTGCAGATAAAGCGGCAGTTAAACACTTAACATCGGTAGAAAGACACTTGAGGAGAAAACTCAGCTCTGACCCTGCAAACCAATCCGTCATTCCGACTCAGATCCCGGAAGCAATCAAAGTTGGGCGATCAGGTTCGCGTTAGTTTGTCCGGAGGCATGAATCCTGCATCTCCCAGAGTTCGTAGGGCCACCCGGCCGCTGGGACGAATGGTGAGCCATGTAATGCTGCCATTGTTTAACCCCATACGTAACCAGCCCTCAGGTGGAAACTGCAAGGCCCTGagcaaaacacaaaaacaccTGTGTTAACCGGGGAGTGGGATGCACACACACCACTTAAAAAGTTAAATATATACaatctttaaaaaagaaaatatacggTATTTTATTTGGGCTAGGATTGAATTCAAAGACCATATTTGAGGACATAACGGTTCGATTACAATGCAGTTTAGTTTGTAAGCATTACGATGTCAGACGAAGGGAAACAAAGAtttgtttttaatctttttttgtaGACaccaatcattatttatattcatacatataaacacatacttgtccttctcaaaaaattagcatattgtgataaagttcattatttctgcaatgtactgataaacattagactttcatatattttagattcattacacacaactgaagtagttcaagccttttattgttttaatattgatgattttggcaaaaaaaagtccagaaaaaacaaaaatccctatctaaaaaaatttgcatatttcatctgaccaatacaaaaaaagttttttttaatacaaaaaaagtcaaccttcaataaattatatcagctatgcactcaatacttggtcgggaattcttttgcagaaatgactgctttaatgcggcgtggcatggaggcaatcagcctgtggcactgctgaggtgttacggagacccaggatgcttcgatagcggccttaagctcatccacagtgttgggtctggtgtctcgcaACTTCCTCtttacaatatcccacagattctctattgcggttcaggtcaggagagtttgcgggccaattgagcacagtagtgccatggtcagtaaactatttaccagtggttttggcactgtgagcaggtgccaggtcgtgctgaaaaatgaaatcttcacctccataaagcttttcactagatggaagcatgaagtgctccaaaatctcctgatagctagccgtattgaccctgcccttgataaaacacagtagaccaacaccagcagctgacatggcaacccagaccatcactgactgtgggtacttgacactggacttcaggcattttggcatttccttctccccagtcttcctccaaactctggcaccttgattttcgAATGACAtggaaaatttgctttcatctgaaaaagtactttggaacactgagcaacagtccagagctgcttctctgtagcccaggtcaggtgaTTCTGCCgcagtttcaggttcaaaagtggcttgacctagggaatgcggcacctgtagcccatttccagcacacgcctgtgcacggtggctttgGATGTTTCTACAccagtttctgcaggtcccccaaggtctggaatcggcccttctcaacaatctttcgcagggtgtggtcacctcttctggttgtgcagcgttttctgccactttttccttcccacagacttcctacTGAGgttccttgatacagcactctgggaacagcctattggcTCAGAGATGTAGTTCTGTgttttagcctcttgcttgagggtgtcaatgatggccttctggacagcagtcaggtcggcagtcttgcccatgatggcggttttgagtaatgaaccaggctgggagcttTTAAaaccctcaggaatctttcgcaggggttttgagttaattcgttgactcagatgattaggttagtagcttctttagagtactttttcatgatatgctaattttttgagataaggatttttgttttttcttgactttttttgccaagatcatcaatattaaaacaataaaaggtgtGAACTACTtaggttgtgtgtaatgaatctaaaatatgtgaatgtctaatgtttatcagtatatTACAGAagaaatgaactttatcacaatatgataattttttgagaaggacctgtaTATAATGAGATTCTTGCAGTATTTGCAAACAGGCCAAAGGCTGTTTATTGCTAAGCATTCTTTCTTTATGGTTGCCCAGGGTTAGCTCAGCTACGATACAAACCTGCATACAAAATAGCGGATGACATTGGCATGACACACGATGATCTCGTAGCTATCTTCCTTCTGCTTGGGTTCCGCCCGATGGATGTAGCGTCGGAAGGCTGCTTCGATGCGTGCGCCGTCTTCGTGGTACTGCTAGAGGACGGTTAGGTGAAAGCGACAGTGACATATGATATGATGGGAGTGTTTTTGCTGGCGTCAATTTTAAACTATGTGGTGTTCCACCTTGCATCCCTGAAATAGCAGTAGAAAGCTAACAAAAACAGAAAGAGGGATGCTTCTCTCACCACAGCGTCAGGCTTCCAGTGGGTAACGGGCGGAACAGGCTCTATTGGCGCGCCCTCTCGGAGCAAGTCACAACTTAGAAGCTCCACGCCTGAAACCCATGTGGATGAGAAGGAAATATTGTAGATCCAGTTGCCAAAACACATCAAAGGTGATTTATTTGAGCATGTCTGGAACGCCGCATGAATACCTGGAAGGTGTTTGCTGATGATGTGCGCCGTCTCTGTAGCTCTAGCCATGCTGGAGTGGATCAGAACATCATATTTCAATCCCAACGCTGAGAGGCGATGACCCGTCAACTCGGCCTGCTCTCGGCCTGAGGAAAAACACGACAGGGACATTGGGAAAGAAAAGTTTGATTTGCTTAATCAAGCcagaaaaaaagttataatACCAAGCCACATACCCAAAGGAGTGAGTATGCGCTCTTTGTCGCTGCTCCCGCTCAGGTTGTACTGAGAATGTCTGATGAGAAGGATGTTGCGTGTGGCTTTAGGTTTGCCATTGTCCTGCTCTGAGCTGGGATCTTCCGTTGTACTctccttttttttgccattggacAGCGTAGAAGGGTCTCTCCTGCAAACAGAGGTGAGCTGGGGTTAACATGTGCCTTTGTCTTAATTAAACCTAAAACAATGGTTCATATATAGAAGCTGGAAATAGCCTACTCTAATAATACAAAATGGCCACATTTCTCAGTTATCTCCTATTAGAATCCCTGGCTTAACCAGGGCAAACTGCACCAATAGAAGGCAtattgaggagaaaaaaattgtgAGCTGCTGCGGCTATATTAATTAAGGCATTAATGGGACTATTCACTCATTTGCCACTCCTTGACGACAacattggcatttttttttatagtggaCAGTAATAACTGCTTGGGCACACCATGAATTACGTCTTTGCTTATTGGATCTTCACCTCTTACAATGTAGTACATATTTAAACATTATAAATTATAATAGTAGTTTAACTgccaaaaaaatagaataaacaGGATAGAAAATTGCTGGAccgttaccgtaattttcagactatagggCGCacatgactataagccgccacccaccaaactaTACACGAAAACgtaatttgttcatagataagccgcactggactataaaccgcagcagtcttcactgtattatgggatactgtatttacaccaaaagatattaaccagtaacactttatttgacaccgaCCATCCTAAAACTGTCTtaacaccaaatgaaccaccatgaattcattgcttcaagaagcttcattttgccatcactgctcccttgggggagacagtcaacctctgctgccacctgctgtcaacactgttgtcgcccaacatgccttctagcatgcattgtagtgCTACAGGTATACATAATAAtctaaattcatgttctttgctatttatttcttcagttactgctccagtttcattaattgctagttatggtatttggtaacactttatttgacggtgacaacataagactgtcatttaaaaaaaatcataattatgacatgacacggtcATAAGCATTAACAAATACTTATTATAGATGTTATGTAGGGGTCAACCGGCAAAtggtctcacttttgaatggatgtaaaagatccgagctgcacATAAATTGGGTACAAAAtgtataaagaaaaaaacaatttgtccatttgtgattagggctgtcaaacgattaaaattttttatcgagttaattacagcttaaaaattaattaatcgtaattaatcgcaattcaatccatcaataaaatatgccatatttttctgtaaatcatatatatattctgtaaaataaattgttggaatggaaagataagacacatcatggaaatatacattcaacatacggtacataaggactgcagtgggcatttcactctactgtcatttaaatctgtctatgctgtcctcactccgaagcgtctactttttccaaagctagacagctagtgaacgacgccttaataatcagacttactttttcatctgatttattaataaaatggcctcaaaccattgtcctctttagactgtcgtaaaactacacaaaaaagtacacaaccattgcattagcaacaacgttagcttagcacgctttacaggttcactaaacataaacaaaaagcgtctcatacaaaaaatataacatttcgcttactaacataatatgtacattctttccaacaaccatacttacggacaaatcttgtccaaggatcatataagcacaacattacaacgaaggcgtcagcccgagacgtcgtgcagccatattaactggcaagaaaacaataaaccatgtcgcaaagcgaccacatgagttcactgttagacagcacaaaaagcatttctgtaaaacttatcaaaaggcagaatactgtctgagtggtACATGTgctttaattgtgtcaaatattttaacatgattaattaaaaaaattaataaccgcccgttaacgcgataattttgacagccctatttgtgATATTACGTCTAACTATTATGTGCAATATTATACTGCATTTCTCTCATGCCGAAAACAAATCAGAAATTGTTTCTCTGTATTGACACCAATAATACATTTAGGCTGTGTTCCAATCACGGTTTGAGttgccctcgctcacttgccctaaGCACTTGCTATGACGTCACACGCAGGCCACTTGGAGGGTGGAGGGAAAGTGGGCGGAGGGGGAGCAAAAGACGTAAATGGAACACACCTGCCCTCGTTCACTCACAAGCAAGAAAATCATGGCACAACCCCAAGGTGTTGGAGTAGCACTATACTGCCTATTCCAAGTAGCGCCTCCAAAAATTCTTCATGGGGTGGCCAAATGGGGCCTCTTAAAACCTTGGGGTGGCCCAAGCAAAGATAAAAGCTATAATTTTAGGTTTTTACTATGTTGTAGTAATAAACAGGCCAGTAGGAAACTGTCAGAAAGACTTCAGGAGAcgcctactgatatactttggttgaTTGTGTTATAATGTATACCATTATATTGTGTTAATGTAAATAGTCCATAatagtccagtcaacattttgagttccgcaCCTCCTACAATCTGACATTATACTGGCGAGTGGGGTGACCAAAAGGGTTGCCAACACATTCATTGGGGGGAGTCTTGGCCAGGCCTGGCCAACTCCTGGCGGCAACATTGTTCCAAATCACACAAAATATACGGCGACTCATGTCAATAGGACGGAGACGTATTCCGTGCTTGATGGCAATACGTCGGTACCTGGGAATTAtcagaattattatttttgtatcaaattttatttgggtaattcattaattattttttgtctATACCTTATACCATATTGGCCAGAAAATAAGACGGGTTTTTTTTGGGCATTGAAatcagactgaaaaagagggggtggtcttttattcgcggtctagatattatacccattcacgacgctagatgacgccagatatcattgaagcgatgttctgttatgacagatctcagctactctccccattcacgacgctagatggcgccacatatcattgaagcgatgttctgtcatgacagatctcaggtactagtttaaccagtttgcattattttattgcaatgtttttccttattcagatttgtttcaagactatagttacagttagacttcactttgacagttaatgcaattattgcgattttgttgttttatcactatagattggtttatttacatttcaaaaaccagaagccattcatttacgaatgtgattgcactttagtttacatatttaaatgttcagatgttaagatttgaatgaggcaaaataacatgctttttctctcaaatatattgttataatcatttgtttcagatctactgtaattattttctgtataaaaatgaatttggtggtgaaagtctttttttcaaacttgagtctttaaaaagagggggttgtcttataatcagggccgtcgtaTATTTGAGCCAATACGTTAATTTGCAGACAGATTTGTTGTTTAAACAAATTTAACCTAGTTGAAGTTTAGTTTCAGTCCCTCCcaacacattgttttttttcccccttttttttaatgacaaaagtgaaaatcaacaaaaaacctTACTTTCTATTTATACATTTCTTTCTCTTTATAGCTagttattcatgttttttttttttttttttttttttttttttggggcacTCCTGTGAAATTCCATACGTTCTGTCATAACTGCCACGTACAGTCTAattcagggttcactaaatccggacctcggtgccacttttcctgtcgcgttttccatgtctcgctcctccaacacacctgaatcaaaatcatcaggatcattatcaggcttctggagaggttgcttataacataatcatttgatttaggtgtgttaggggagagagacgtggaaaacacgacaggaaaagtggcaccaaggtccggatttagtga of Corythoichthys intestinalis isolate RoL2023-P3 chromosome 3, ASM3026506v1, whole genome shotgun sequence contains these proteins:
- the pgam5 gene encoding serine/threonine-protein phosphatase PGAM5, mitochondrial isoform X1; this encodes MSYRKSFKLICAFAGGSAAVVFAAAAADLRGYFGERKSETGVRLSRLSVLEAAQPAWTAASITPLPTGHAWDANWDKRDPSTLSNGKKKESTTEDPSSEQDNGKPKATRNILLIRHSQYNLSGSSDKERILTPLGREQAELTGHRLSALGLKYDVLIHSSMARATETAHIISKHLPGVELLSCDLLREGAPIEPVPPVTHWKPDAVQYHEDGARIEAAFRRYIHRAEPKQKEDSYEIIVCHANVIRYFVCRALQFPPEGWLRMGLNNGSITWLTIRPSGRVALRTLGDAGFMPPDKLTRT
- the pgam5 gene encoding serine/threonine-protein phosphatase PGAM5, mitochondrial isoform X2; its protein translation is MSYRKSFKLICAFAGGSAAVVFAAAAADLRGYFGERKSETGVRLSRLSVLEAAQPAWTAASITPLPTGHAWDANWDKRDPSTLSNGKKKESTTEDPSSEQDNGKPKATRNILLIRHSQYNLSGSSDKERILTPLGREQAELTGHRLSALGLKYDVLIHSSMARATETAHIISKHLPGVELLSCDLLREGAPIEPVPPVTHWKPDAVYHEDGARIEAAFRRYIHRAEPKQKEDSYEIIVCHANVIRYFVCRALQFPPEGWLRMGLNNGSITWLTIRPSGRVALRTLGDAGFMPPDKLTRT